CCAGGAACCTCTTTCTGTAGGATGAGAGTAGCACGCTCAGGCGCCATGCCCAGCTGCAGCCACACGGGACATGTCTTTATGAGCCTCTCCAGAACGCTGATGCTCAGTGGCACAGATGGTACCAAGGGCTGCATCAGGGTAGGGGGGGACTGGGATACAAAGTCCTGAGGAGGCGAAGAAGTCAAGTccgggggggaggagggagtGGCAGGTATGGAAGGAGTTGTGGGGCCTCCATGAGATGTGGGCCTGTGGTTCTTGGGAGAGAGTGGTCCGGGGCAGGAAGCCAAAGAGGGCTGCAGGTCCAGCAGGGACATAGGCCCCACCGGTCTATTTGAGGTGGTCTTCAGGAAAGCAGATGGGGAGGAGGAAGCTTCACAGGAGGAAGCTGGGACAGCTGACCCACTGTTGAGGGGGCGAGACTCTAGACTGACCCTATGGAaagatatgggggggggggggttggcgtTACTAATAGGCATACGACCTTCCCATGCACGTCCTGACTCGTGCTGACTCACCCCCACATTGTCTCCCTGTTCCTCCTTCAGCACTTTGATTCAATCCCAGCAGCCCTGAACAGCCTTGTCTTTCGTTTCACAGATAAGGGAACTCCATCCACAATGCATCCAGACATCCTTCAGTTTACTTTTAAAAAACACTCAGTGTGATAGCCTTGCTCAGTAGTGTACCATCGAGGCGATGTATTTATACACAATGTGAACCTTATGCCTCGTTAACAAATGGTTCTGAAAAAAACACATCTATGGCCCCAGGTCTATGTATCAAAGCAACATGTTTACTTTTCAAGTAGCACTAAATTTAACAAGAAGCTACTTATTTGAAAGTATACTCTCTTCTCTCTTGTCTAATAATTTCAAATGAATAATTGCAAATATacttgaattaatatttttaattgttttaggTACTATTTATACACTAAAacttcaaaatattttaattctGTTTCTTATTTTAAATAGGTTTTATgagttttcttctttatgtcATATCTGTTTTATGCTGTGATTTCCATTTGACACAATGGAAAAACCATCATAAATGACTGATTTCCTGATTTTAAACCGCACCTACATTCTGGAATAATAGGCAAGGCAGCAGTTTGTGACTTTAGCTCAGTCACCTTATGAATAAAAACACAGGCTTGTTTTCCTTCTGCCGCTTTTGTTTGTTACCTAGTTCCCCTGCGACCCTGAGTGGGGAACGCCAACAGCGGCTGGGGCTGCCTGCCTTCGGGAAGGTGAAGCGTCACGTACCGTGTTTCCTGAGTGACACCAGCCGTTCTCATCATCGCAGTGGCCATCGGAGCTGCGGCTGCACGCGCCCGCCGTCCTTCGCCGCCGACTCACGCGCCGGCCCGCGGCGCCTGGGCCCTCTTCAGGCGGGGGCCGCCCTCCATCTTCCACTCGCCGGTCTCCCTCCCGAATTGCGAGATCCTCGGCCCTGAGCTGAGAAACAacacaggagagagagaaaaaagaagTACGGAAAAGGCtgccccccccttctctctctctctctctctttctacTTCCTGTGTTTCTAACAGCAGCTCTGTTTCTCTCAGAACTTGTCCAGAGTGGTCAACAAGTCTGCTAACAGCACATCCCCCTCCCACTCTGCTCAGAGCACAGGGCCCCGCCACATCTACCGGCCCCCAGCTTGTCAGTCagtccccccctcccactcccacCAAAAAATCAGCCATACCAGCCAAAAATGTTCATCTGCATTTTGGAACACCCcctcatctgcccccccccccccccctcagcggAGACCTTACTAATATATAACACCTCCCCCCCCTACATGAGATTTGTTGTTCTTGTTAGGAAAAGCAGCCTGTGCAAAGCTCAAAGCGTGTGCGGGGCTAGCAGAgcccgccccctcccccgccccccctgctTTCCTGTGTAGATTAAACAGTTCCAGATGTGTGCTCACAGCACAGCCTGTGGTATGCAGGCGCTGGTCACCAtgtgcaccccccacccccacctaaCTCTAAACACTGCCTCCTCCCCCCACTGcagtaaaatgtgttttcttcataaatgtaacaatccccccccccatgtctggCACTGTAAGTTGGGCAGTATTTATTCGCTGTGGCGGCATTGACCAATAGCGCCTCCCCTGTCCAAGTGCAGTTTTGCAGTGGCATGTGGGTTTCGCATCCTGCACATGCCTGCTCATCCAGCTGTGAAAGATCACAGCCGCCAAGCGGCCTGACGGAGCCGGGGCCGTGCtgcagcgtgggggggggggggggaaccaggaACTCCACGCCAGAGCAAAGCGGGGATCAGGGATGGGGGACTGCGTTTCCAGGACATGGCAGCAGGACGAGGGGGGCACACTTGGGTGCttgggaaagagagagaaaaaaagttgAATTTGCTAGAATGTAAGGGGATCGAGCAAAATTTACTGgggaaaagaaaagcaaaaattttcagtttatgtTACCAGCAGACATTAGGAAGACAGCAGGTGTCTGTCTATAAAAGAAcccagtcatgtgactcacCTCCCTAACAGAGCCAAGCACAAAcctgtatatatttaaaatacggTAGGAGTTCAGGGTAAAATCAACATTCCTGAACCCATACTAAAATCTCAGTAGCAGCTAGGCAGGACCAATCCTGTCTGCAGTATGACTGATGAGTTCAGAAAAGCATGTCTGCACACCACTGTTGTACCGTGCTGTTATTGTTGCACTTTCGATCTTCCTGTTAGTTCCAGTAGTTCTCTTTCCTCGTTCcttaacaaggtgtttttggACTGACCCTGACTGGGTATTTTTTTGTTCATCATACCTTTCTGTACAGCGTGAAAACCAGAGGAGCGCGAGAGATACAGTACCACACGCCCGACACCAGCTTTCACACTGCGCGCACAATCACACAGATCACAGGTCGGAGCCTCACAGAATCCGTACCTCTTGGCTCTCTACTTGCTATACATATTCAAATTCACCCATTTGTAGGACCAGGCTGTTTGCATTAACAAGCAGGTATAGCTTAATAGTGGGGCCTGGCcgttaaaaacaacaaaatgtttaaaacatgCAGCCCTTAATGATTTGCTTTCGATCTGCTTTACCTGACTGCATTGAAAAACCAGAGCGGATGACAAAGAGGTGAAAGAGCTGCAAGTCTGACAGAGGTCAGCTGGCTATAAGAGACACAGCCAACTGGCCAGATACCCTacagatataataaaatacGCTGTGACTGCCATCCCGAAACCTGAGGATAAATTAGGACATTAGGGAGTTTCCCCCCCAAGttcaattaaattatttcactatttttaaagttatttttccAGCTATCCCTCCTACAGAATTTTCCAACGCCGAAAAAAAGTCAGTCAATGTCCACTTCCCATTTCCGAAGCCTGATCACTCACTCAAGTTAGTAGAAGGCTGTTTTGGCGGAATCGAATCTTAAATATTCACACCACAACTACAAAGTTGTTCCCACCCAGAATAGTTGACGGAAACAAAGTTCACAACCGTTTCATTTCCCAAAAAGGAATAAAGGAATCCCCCGCTGTACACATGCAGCTCAGATTTCGCAGGAAACAGAAGAACGTCTACGGTGAGAGGTGGAGGAAGCTGGCCACGAGAAACACAAACCCTAATGCTAAAGGCCAGTGTTACAGGCCACTGCGGCACTGGGGAAAAGTGCACTGCAAACAGGACGTAGAAGATGGCCAAGCGCACTGCAGGCATTAGAGTAGAAGAAAGAGACAAGACAACACTGTgtataaatgtttaatttgatCATACAGcccatatttttaaacaattgtacatcagctgttttttttgcCAATCATTAACTATTATTCATTATTGCTTTACAATTAAATGTATCATTGTCCACTAACAGCCAGATACAAGAAGTACATTCAGAAGGTATACAGAGGTCAGTATGCTTCAGCTagattttatatattattttttttaaaccatttatTTTGACAAAATGACCCTACATCACATTGCCCTCACAGTGTGCAAAgtcacattcattcattcaggcTCACGCATCTCTCAGGTGTCTGCACAAAAACCACTGCATTTGCAACTGAACGTACACGCAGGAAGCCCAGTGCACACTGGCCACTACATTGTACACGGAGAGCTTTAAGAGCATCCGGGGAAAATAATAGCGTTACATTGTGTTTGGATAcagataactttttttttttttaaggcctGAAATTGACCACACGGCATCGCAATTACTGCGACGacctgggggggtgggctttCACCTCCGGCATGCAGTTGCTATGTCTTCAAGCCACACAGGCACCAGATTAGTCTACGTCTGTAGACCCTCCGATCAACTGGCAGCAAAGATCACACTCATCCGCAACAGCTGATGGGGAAAAGGAAGCATGCTGTGCAGCGTGGTCATTCCCTCCCAGAGCGAAAAATCGCAGCCTGAGGATTCTGGGATACAGTCCACAAAACATCAGGAAGACCGGAAGCCTCCCACCTCTGCACCAAACAGTATCGATATTGCACTTTTAAGCTGAAGATGTCCACCTAAAAGCCCGCAGAATGGAAGCATAGAGTAACGCCCTCATATATTCGCAAGAGAGAAAACTCAGCTGCATGCAGGAAATGGTTCCCCTCCGTTCCACAGCGGCTGTGTTTCAGCACTTCAGATTTTTATACATTTCCTGGTACTGAAGGTCAAAGATGGGAATCAAAGCTGTGGCAGATGAACTATGAAATGAAAACCTCAGCACCGGGCACATGCAACTACGGCAGGGTACTTATTCCCAGCCTCTAGAAGGAAGCTGATTTTGGTTCAGTCATGCCCTCACAGAGAACCCCACCCCACAGTGGGCCGAGGACTGAACATCACACTGCCTGTCTAACTTTGAAGAAGCAGATACAGGTACAGGGAGGCTACTGTGGTGCCAAATCAGAGCAGATGTATAAACTCATCACAGGCACTGCGACTCCTCCCACTCCCATGAAGGCCAAGGTCCCAGCTGCGGTTTCGGTTGCAGCTGCCAGTCTCTCTGCAGCAAAAGCTCCACCTAGTGTTCATGCGCTGCATGTTCCGATTGATGTTAAAATCGCAGATCCTCTAAATGCCATCACTGGGAAAGGACTCTAAAAATTGTGGGGGGAGAAACGAGgaagaaaataaacatttcccACCCACAAATGCAGGCAGCAAAGCCCTGCTGAGACCAACTGCACAAAAGGAAGCACTGGTTCAAAATGGGAGGACAGGGCAGCAGCTGAGTAAAAGTGCAATAGTCCCAAACAAAACGTCCCTATTAGTGCTTTATAGATCCTGCTACAAGAAGCACCAAGTAGCCCAGACAGCCAAACACCTACAATTGGGGTCACCGcgacacacagaaacagaaacacacagaaagGTAACGGTAAGAGTCGAATGTAGGAGTGACTTACACACAAAGAAGGTCAAATTGTCCTAGatgaacacacacactgcacacgcACAGGATGCAAGGCCAACCATATTCTTACAGATGGAGATAGTCActgacacgccccccccccccctccagaaaGGACACCAAGAGACCCTGCCCTATGTCCTTGCCACTCAACATGCTCTTTAGGGGGGGGAGTTCCATTCCAGTGCCCACGCAGTGGACGGATTCATGTGCAATAGACATTGTGCAACCCAGTGCCACAATGGGAAGTGAAATAGTCCCTGAATGGAAACAATGAGCTTTCAAGACGACAGCTAAACACCAGCTAAGCAAATGCCCACACACTGACCCTGGAGTCGTCGTGCCACACAGACCAGTGGGGAAAGGTTCTCATGCAAACCAACCCCACCCGCCCACACACAGACGCAAAAATGTGAGTCCTGCTTCTCAAATTACGATCTGCATCACACGGGTCCTGTCAACAGCCAGAGTTGACGGGGGACACCCTCACAGGGGGGACACCCTCACAGGGCAAAGCCCCCTGGCACCAACCCTGCTGTTCCTTTCCCCAACTACACGAGAGGCCCAGACCCCTCCCAAGCTCACCGCATCACAAGGTATCAGTGTTTTATTCCAGCTGTCAAAGTTTTGATCCTAGGAAATAAttcttaattttaaaaaaggaagTACACATCATGCAGTCAATATTATTAGTTTAAACAATCAACTTATGGCATCCATTCAACATTTGAGCTGCCAGATTGCATTCTCGTAGAATTTTAAGAGTCATTGGCAATCCTCTGCAGCAGAGGTCGAGTGATGGAGCTGCGGGCTCCTAGAGACACGAAGGGGGCGGAGCGACGGTGGCGGACAGAACGCCATCTGGAGTCCCATCTAtaagagggagaggaagaaagcGGCCATGGGGAGGTTCCTGTGGGCCTCAGTGGGGGACCTGGGCAGCCCTGGGGCTGGAACACAGCAGGATCTTTTATGGAGGAGTCCCATTTCCCCAGGTGGAGAGGAGGTTCTGGAGACCATTCTTCTCACAAAGAATGGcagaatggagggggggggggggttacaagaTCAGGAACCAGACTGAGGCTCAGCGGGCTGGGTCAGGCCAATTGGAATGGTGAGAACAGATGAGAGGTATGGTTTGGACTGGGATGGAGCCAGCAAATCTTAGTGGTCCTCTTGGCACATGGGCAGGTTGACGAAGGTGAAGACGTTGTACTCGATCATGATGGAGAAGCAGAGGAAGACGGCGTAGAGCACTATGACGTAAACCCCCAGCTTAAAGTCCAGCTTCCACTTGTTGAAGTGGATCCCCGAAACCTACAATGTAGTTGCAAGGGGAGCATGAGCGCACGTACACAGAAGGTGTGGAGTATGAACAGGTGAGTGGGACGGTGACTTACTGTGAGAGCCACAGAACCCAGCAGAAGTACCACCGAGTACACGAGCCCAGCGCTGTTTATCCGCACCTaggggaggaggagaaggagctgGTCTGATTATTACGTTATACTTAAGATTCACGCAACATGGGCGTGAAAGGTTACCAAAAACGGACATATGCTTAGAGGACCAATACCTCAGAGCCGTAGGAGACCGCCATGGTCTGCAGGGCCCAGGGCAAGCCCAGACCCACCAGGATGTCAAAGACATTGCTGCCGATGGTGTTGGAGACCGCCATATCCCCCAGGCCTGCAGAGAGAGAAGGCCGGATAACCGGGGTGGGCACGAGCGCCCAACGGAGCCGAACCCAACGCGGTCCGTATGCGCGAGGATGAAATGCCAGAAACGTGTAGGGTAGATACACAAGTGTCAGGACCGAGGGGAGGAGATGCAGCACCTTGTCGGGCTACGATGAGACTGGCGATGCAGTCGGGAACGCTGGTGCCAGCTGCCAGGAAGGTAATGCCCATGATGACGTCAGGGATTCCCAGGGTGTACCCGATTATCGTGACCTGCATATGGGGATGCCACATGCACCAGTGTAAGCATAGCTGAATGTTTAGGCATAAGCCAACAAGCTTGTGTACATTAAAGCTGCCCTCTAATGGTCAGATCAGGGTACTGCTGTTCGATCCTTAATCCTGACTATATAGATACCGTGATGCACAAGTCCCTGTGGATAAGCTGTCCATCATATAGCAACATAAACCTCCCCCACTCACCATCCACACCATGAAGTATGAAAAGACAGCAATCCAGAGTGTGGACAGAATAAAGGTGAGCATGAAGAACTTCTCCCATCGTGGCTTCGCACAGTTTGGCACCGTAAAGTAGAGCAGCAGCAGAATCGGCCAGGAGATTATCCATTTTACCTTGTTCATCACACCCCCTACAGGAATGAGAAACAATTGCAGCTTCAGTGGGAATATGCACATGCCCTCATTTGGTTTTCACAGCAGAGATTCACCCAACAGGTGGGTAGGCCTGAGGCAGCAATGTCATGCATCACAAAATGGTTAATAAAACTGGTACTATTGAGACAGACCAATGATATCAGGGAACTTTTTGCCAAGTCATAGCATGTAGCACCCAGCCTTAATACCCTCCAACTAAAGGGGTATTtattgggggcggggggggtacACTGCCCCCAGCTAATTGGCCTTTGGAGTGGCTCCTCCCATGTGACTCACCAACTCAAAATATATTATTGGCTAATAAGCTTGACTGCTGCGGATGAATTACTGCCCCTCTAATACCCCACAACGTTAAAAGGCAGCCTTGCATGTGGTACTTACCTGGTATGGTGAACGGTGAGGACAGGTCACTCTCCTCCGGCTTATCTTCCGGTACATTCCCATTCTCCATTTCCAGCTTCCCCATCACCACCACAGACTCCACTCCGTTTGCGGACTGGACCAGTTTCTGTCGCTGCTCAGAGACACCATAGGAGAAACCAGATTACTCAGATTAGAGGAATCGTCAGACTGGGCTCGGTGATTTCAGTGCCAAATTAATCTAACTGGCAGCTCCCGCTCCCCCGTACCTCGGTGATGATGAGCCGGCTGGCCATCCGGAGACGTGTCTTGGGTGCAAAGTGGTCGGTGATCATGACCCGCAGGCCAGCCTCCGGGAAGCGGAAGTTGGGAGGGCTGCTGCTCATGATCTCATCCACCATCACCACGGAGCCGCGGGTGTAATTCCTGCTGGGCTTCACTGAGAGAACAGGAATGCCTTCAGCTGTGGAGACATGCCATTCGAGACCAGAGTGGAGACCAGAGCAGCCAGGCTGGGATGTCAACTGATGTAGCCTTTAGCATTAGAATTTGTATTCTGATTCAGGTATGTTATACAGATTTGgggtttgttttgctttttttttttttttttttaaaacatagaACAGGCCAACTGTAACATTAAAAGGCACAAATAAACACTAAAAAGCAAAAACACCTCTCCTCTGTCACATAGGCTTGACTACAAAACCAATAAGACCGCTCCAAGGCCCAAAAGCTGACGGATTCGGGCGGAGCTGCGGAAATTTCATAATTTCGATTTGCATGTAGATCTAAACACTTCTTGCAAGTCTGCAAACTGTGACCTCCCAGCCTTGGAGCCATAGACATAGAGGTGGAACTGCCAGGCCAAGTAGAGAGGCATGCAGGTGCACACGCAcatgcgcgcgcgcacacacacacacacacacacacacacacacacagatcactTAGCCCAACATGCAAACCCAAGAATGTAGAGAGGAGGCACAGAGCAAGAGCAAGGCCAAACGGCACCAAACAGCAAGCATAGTAAGGCTAAACAGACAGGCGTCACCAGATAAAGACAACCAGCCCTTGAAGGGGCCAGCGGCTACCCGAAGGAGAGCAGGCCGCCGTCGGGAATCGGAGGCCCGTGCAGACTTGGCGGGAAAGAGAGCAGCAGAACTAGAGCTTAGCAGAGGTCGTTTTAGCCAAAGTGTCAAAGCGCTGCTGGAAAGACTTGGAGGTGAAGATCAGAGCGACTGCAGAACCAATCAGCAAGGGAGGCTGCACCACACATGTATTCGATCTCCCACAGCAGCCAGGCTCAGGAGGGTCCGGTACCTCGTGCTGTACCCAGCATCCGCTCGTCCTGTCAACCCCCAACCCAACTTGGCCACTTTCGCTTCCCGGAAACCTTTCCTGGGACTCCTGAAGGAAGCTGGTATGGAGGTCCCACCCACCCTGCCGTGCCCCTAACACGGGCTCACCCTCTAGCAGGCGAAGCAGCGCAGCCTGCCTGGTTAGCCTTACCTGGACTCAGCAAGGGCAACGATGGGTCATCCCAACTACCATCATAATGATCATTACCCTCCTCCAGCTCGCTTCTCATTGTGTCGCCATTGGCAACATTCTTGTTGGACTTCCCTGTGAAGAAATTCTGCAGGCTTGTGTTAAATCTGCACgaggaaggaaagagagagTCAGGAAAAGTGATTGCCCCCCTCAGAATTATAAAGGGGATTAACCAAGCAAAAATCAAGCCTTGGGAACATCCACGGAGAGCGAAACGCCTGATTCCGAGACGATTCCCCAGACATACTGACAACAGATTAAGCACTTTGAGTGGGAAGTTGCTGACTG
This window of the Paramormyrops kingsleyae isolate MSU_618 chromosome 19, PKINGS_0.4, whole genome shotgun sequence genome carries:
- the slc24a4b gene encoding sodium/potassium/calcium exchanger 4 isoform X2, translating into MTMEPDGNLSVSKKTVIAKIFKVRKRREMLFVQVCFICSVLFMAWCMSALLTKTGHGMIVEGIPVEHEHEYWGRRLMAATGTNHTEERNCTEPAIQEFPEDLFSNTERKQGAVSLHILAALYMFLALAIVCDDFFVTSLEKICEKLDLSEDVAGATFMAAGSSAPELFASIIGVFITHGDVGVGTIVGSAVFNILCIIGVCGIFAGQVVMLTWWSVFRDSFYYTLSVVALIVFIYDEKIVWWESLILVVMYAGYIITMKFNTSLQNFFTGKSNKNVANGDTMRSELEEGNDHYDGSWDDPSLPLLSPVKPSRNYTRGSVVMVDEIMSSSPPNFRFPEAGLRVMITDHFAPKTRLRMASRLIITERQKLVQSANGVESVVVMGKLEMENGNVPEDKPEESDLSSPFTIPGGVMNKVKWIISWPILLLLYFTVPNCAKPRWEKFFMLTFILSTLWIAVFSYFMVWMVTIIGYTLGIPDVIMGITFLAAGTSVPDCIASLIVARQGLGDMAVSNTIGSNVFDILVGLGLPWALQTMAVSYGSEVRINSAGLVYSVVLLLGSVALTVSGIHFNKWKLDFKLGVYVIVLYAVFLCFSIMIEYNVFTFVNLPMCQEDH
- the slc24a4b gene encoding sodium/potassium/calcium exchanger 4 isoform X3, whose amino-acid sequence is MTMEPDGNLSVSKKTVIAKIFKVRKRREMLFVQVCFICSVLFMAWCMSALLTKTGHGMIVEGIPVEHEHEYWGRRLMAATGTNHTEERNCTEPAIQEFPEDLFSNTERKQGAVSLHILAALYMFLALAIVCDDFFVTSLEKICEKLDLSEDVAGATFMAAGSSAPELFASIIGVFITHGDVGVGTIVGSAVFNILCIIGVCGIFAGQVVMLTWWSVFRDSFYYTLSVVALIVFIYDEKIVWWESLILVVMYAGYIITMKFNTSLQNFFTGKSNKNVANGDTMRSELEEAEGIPVLSVKPSRNYTRGSVVMVDEIMSSSPPNFRFPEAGLRVMITDHFAPKTRLRMASRLIITERQKLVQSANGVESVVVMGKLEMENGNVPEDKPEESDLSSPFTIPGGVMNKVKWIISWPILLLLYFTVPNCAKPRWEKFFMLTFILSTLWIAVFSYFMVWMVTIIGYTLGIPDVIMGITFLAAGTSVPDCIASLIVARQGLGDMAVSNTIGSNVFDILVGLGLPWALQTMAVSYGSEVRINSAGLVYSVVLLLGSVALTVSGIHFNKWKLDFKLGVYVIVLYAVFLCFSIMIEYNVFTFVNLPMCQEDH
- the slc24a4b gene encoding sodium/potassium/calcium exchanger 4 isoform X1 → MTMEPDGNLSVSKKTVIAKIFKVRKRREMLFVQVCFICSVLFMAWCMSALLTKTGHGMIVEGIPVEHEHEYWGRRLMAATGTNHTEERNCTEPAIQEFPEDLFSNTERKQGAVSLHILAALYMFLALAIVCDDFFVTSLEKICEKLDLSEDVAGATFMAAGSSAPELFASIIGVFITHGDVGVGTIVGSAVFNILCIIGVCGIFAGQVVMLTWWSVFRDSFYYTLSVVALIVFIYDEKIVWWESLILVVMYAGYIITMKFNTSLQNFFTGKSNKNVANGDTMRSELEEGNDHYDGSWDDPSLPLLSPAEGIPVLSVKPSRNYTRGSVVMVDEIMSSSPPNFRFPEAGLRVMITDHFAPKTRLRMASRLIITERQKLVQSANGVESVVVMGKLEMENGNVPEDKPEESDLSSPFTIPGGVMNKVKWIISWPILLLLYFTVPNCAKPRWEKFFMLTFILSTLWIAVFSYFMVWMVTIIGYTLGIPDVIMGITFLAAGTSVPDCIASLIVARQGLGDMAVSNTIGSNVFDILVGLGLPWALQTMAVSYGSEVRINSAGLVYSVVLLLGSVALTVSGIHFNKWKLDFKLGVYVIVLYAVFLCFSIMIEYNVFTFVNLPMCQEDH
- the slc24a4b gene encoding sodium/potassium/calcium exchanger 4 isoform X4; amino-acid sequence: MTMEPDGNLSVSKKTVIAKIFKVRKRREMLFVQVCFICSVLFMAWCMSALLTKTGHGMIVEGIPVEHEHEYWGRRLMAATGTNHTEERNCTEPAIQEFPEDLFSNTERKQGAVSLHILAALYMFLALAIVCDDFFVTSLEKICEKLDLSEDVAGATFMAAGSSAPELFASIIGVFITHGDVGVGTIVGSAVFNILCIIGVCGIFAGQVVMLTWWSVFRDSFYYTLSVVALIVFIYDEKIVWWESLILVVMYAGYIITMKFNTSLQNFFTGKSNKNVANGDTMRSELEEVKPSRNYTRGSVVMVDEIMSSSPPNFRFPEAGLRVMITDHFAPKTRLRMASRLIITERQKLVQSANGVESVVVMGKLEMENGNVPEDKPEESDLSSPFTIPGGVMNKVKWIISWPILLLLYFTVPNCAKPRWEKFFMLTFILSTLWIAVFSYFMVWMVTIIGYTLGIPDVIMGITFLAAGTSVPDCIASLIVARQGLGDMAVSNTIGSNVFDILVGLGLPWALQTMAVSYGSEVRINSAGLVYSVVLLLGSVALTVSGIHFNKWKLDFKLGVYVIVLYAVFLCFSIMIEYNVFTFVNLPMCQEDH